Proteins encoded by one window of Vigna radiata var. radiata cultivar VC1973A chromosome 5, Vradiata_ver6, whole genome shotgun sequence:
- the LOC106761600 gene encoding pentatricopeptide repeat-containing protein At5g40410, mitochondrial isoform X2 yields MPYKDSVSWNSLVSGFSKRGDLCNCLSVFSTIRSEMALELNELTLISVISACASAKARDEGCYLHCCAVKLGMGLEVKVVNALINMYGKFGCVDSAFKLFWAMPEQNIVSWNSMVAVWTQNGIPNEAVNYFNMMRVNGLFPDEATMVSLLQACENLHLGRLVEAMHGVIFTCGLNENITIATTLLNLYSKLGKLSVSHKVFAEISKPDKVALTAMLAGYAIHGRGKEAIEFFERSVREGVEPDHVTFTHLLSACSHSGLVREGKYYFLIMSEVYKVQTQLDHYSCMVDLLGRCGLVNDAHQLIKSMPLEPNSGVWGALLGACRVHRNIDIGKEAAENLIALNPSDPRNYIMLSNIYSAAGLWSDASKVRALMKTKVLTRNPGYSFVEHGNKIHLFVVDDYSHPDSDKIHKKLEETMRRIQEVGFVSETEPILHDVDVEVKTDMINKHSEKIALAFGLLVCNADKPLVIIKNLRICRDCHNTAKFVSLIEKRTIIIRDSKRFHQFSDGLCSCGDYW; encoded by the coding sequence atgccctACAAGGATTCTGTCTCTTGGAACTCTTTGGTTTCTGGATTTTCTAAAAGAGGAGACCTTTGTAACTGCCTGAGTGTGTTTTCTACAATCAGGTCTGAAATGGCACTCGAATTGAATGAGCTTACACTGATATCTGTTATCTCGGCTTGTGCTTCTGCTAAAGCCCGAGATGAGGGCTGCTATCTTCATTGTTGTGCAGTGAAATTGGGTATGGGATTGGAAGTGAAGGTTGTTAATGCTCTTATTAACATGTATGGGAAGTTTGGCTGCGTTGACTCCGCTTTCAAGCTATTTTGGGCAATGCCGGAGCAGAATATAGTGTCATGGAATTCAATGGTGGCTGTTTGGACACAAAACGGAATCCCCAATGAAgctgttaattattttaatatgatgaGGGTAAATGGACTTTTTCCCGATGAAGCCACAATGGTGAGCTTGCTTCAAGCCTGTGAAAATTTACATTTGGGAAGATTGGTAGAGGCCATGCATGGTGTTATCTTCACCTGTGGtcttaatgaaaatataacaaTTGCGACTACTCTTTTGAACTTGTATTCAAAGTTAGGGAAATTGAGTGTTTCTCACAAGGTCTTTGCAGAGATAAGCAAGCCTGATAAAGTGGCATTGACTGCAATGCTTGCAGGGTATGCTATTCATGGGCGTGGGAAAGAAGCTATAGAATTCTTTGAAAGGTCTGTAAGGGAAGGTGTGGAGCCTGATCATGTTACTTTTACTCATTTGTTAAGTGCTTGTAGTCATTCAGGGCTTGTCCGGGAAGGAAAGTACTACTTCCTAATCATGTCTGAGGTTTACAAAGTTCAAACTCAATTGGATCACTATTCATGTATGGTTGATCTTCTAGGTCGCTGTGGTCTAGTCAATGATGCTCATCAGCTAATAAAGAGCATGCCTTTAGAGCCAAATTCTGGAGTTTGGGGTGCTCTTCTTGGTGCTTGTAGGGTTCATCGTAACATCGATATTGGGAAGGAAGCTGCAGAGAACTTGATTGCATTAAATCCTTCAGACCCTAGAAACTATATCATGCTTTCCAACATTTATTCTGCTGCAGGTCTGTGGAGTGATGCATCAAAAGTGAGGGCTTTAATGAAGACTAAAGTTCTTACCAGAAACCCTGGATACAGCTTTGTTGAGCATGGGAATAAAATTCACCTTTTTGTGGTAGATGATTACTCTCACCCTGATTCAGACAAAATACACAAGAAGCTGGAAGAGACTATGAGAAGAATTCAAGAAGTTGGTTTTGTGTCTGAAACTGAACCCATTCTACATGATGTTGATGTCGAGGTTAAAACAGATATGATTAACAAACATAGTGAGAAAATAGCACTTGCCTTTGGACTTTTGGTTTGTAATGCTGATAAGccattagttattataaaaaatctcAGAATATGCCGAGATTGCCATAACACAGCAAAATTTGTCTCACTGATAGAGAAGCGTACCATCATTATCCGAGATTCAAAGCGATTTCACCAGTTTTCAGATGGATTATGCTCTTGTGGCGATTATTGGTAG
- the LOC106760836 gene encoding zinc finger A20 and AN1 domain-containing stress-associated protein 5, giving the protein MAQKTENEETEFKVPETITLCVNNCGVTGNPATNNMCQNCFTAFTASTATTSSATAPTAGVSSPSARSVASARPQKRSFPEEPSLAADPPSSDQNTPSEAKRVVNRCSGCRRKVGLTGFRCRCGELFCAEHRYSDRHDCSYDYKAAGREAIARENPVVRAAKIVKV; this is encoded by the coding sequence ATGGCTCAGAAAACCGAGAACGAAGAAACCGAGTTCAAGGTTCCCGAAACCATTACTCTATGCGTCAACAACTGCGGGGTCACAGGGAACCCTGCCACCAACAACATGTGCCAGAACTGCTTCACCGCCTTCACAGCTTCCACCGCCACAACGTCATCAGCTACCGCGCCCACCGCCGGAGTCTCCTCGCCCTCCGCTAGATCCGTTGCGTCCGCGCGTCCTCAGAAGAGATCCTTCCCCGAAGAGCCTTCCTTGGCAGCAGATCCTCCCTCCTCCGACCAAAACACGCCGTCCGAAGCCAAACGCGTCGTCAATCGCTGCTCCGGTTGCCGGCGGAAGGTCGGACTCACCGGATTCCGGTGCCGGTGTGGCGAACTCTTCTGCGCGGAGCATCGGTACTCCGATCGCCACGACTGCAGTTACGACTACAAAGCCGCCGGTAGAGAAGCCATCGCCAGGGAGAATCCGGTGGTTAGAGCCGCGAAGATCGTCAAAGTCTga
- the LOC106761600 gene encoding pentatricopeptide repeat-containing protein At5g40410, mitochondrial isoform X1: MFRLFHAKILGPKLHRLKPITFQILFPPFPECCSLLFETSPRFLSISSYPCDPLLSSLLLTLKSSSSVSCCRVIHARVVKSLDYRDGFIGDQLVSCYLNKGSIPDAQKLFDEMPYKDSVSWNSLVSGFSKRGDLCNCLSVFSTIRSEMALELNELTLISVISACASAKARDEGCYLHCCAVKLGMGLEVKVVNALINMYGKFGCVDSAFKLFWAMPEQNIVSWNSMVAVWTQNGIPNEAVNYFNMMRVNGLFPDEATMVSLLQACENLHLGRLVEAMHGVIFTCGLNENITIATTLLNLYSKLGKLSVSHKVFAEISKPDKVALTAMLAGYAIHGRGKEAIEFFERSVREGVEPDHVTFTHLLSACSHSGLVREGKYYFLIMSEVYKVQTQLDHYSCMVDLLGRCGLVNDAHQLIKSMPLEPNSGVWGALLGACRVHRNIDIGKEAAENLIALNPSDPRNYIMLSNIYSAAGLWSDASKVRALMKTKVLTRNPGYSFVEHGNKIHLFVVDDYSHPDSDKIHKKLEETMRRIQEVGFVSETEPILHDVDVEVKTDMINKHSEKIALAFGLLVCNADKPLVIIKNLRICRDCHNTAKFVSLIEKRTIIIRDSKRFHQFSDGLCSCGDYW; the protein is encoded by the coding sequence ATGTTTAGGTTGTTCCATGCAAAAATCTTAGGTCCCAAGTTACATAGACTAAAACCTATAACGTTCCAAATTTTGTTCCCTCCTTTTCCTGAATGTTGTTCCCTTCTCTTTGAAACCTCTCCTCGGTTCCTTTCCATTTCATCATATCCCTGTGAtcctcttctttcctctctACTCCTTACTCTGAAATCTTCATCTTCTGTCTCCTGTTGCAGGGTCATTCATGCCCGAGTGGTCAAATCTCTGGATTACAGAGATGGGTTCATAGGTGATCAATTAGTTTCATGTTATCTCAACAAGGGGTCCATCCCAGATGCACAGAagctgtttgatgaaatgccctACAAGGATTCTGTCTCTTGGAACTCTTTGGTTTCTGGATTTTCTAAAAGAGGAGACCTTTGTAACTGCCTGAGTGTGTTTTCTACAATCAGGTCTGAAATGGCACTCGAATTGAATGAGCTTACACTGATATCTGTTATCTCGGCTTGTGCTTCTGCTAAAGCCCGAGATGAGGGCTGCTATCTTCATTGTTGTGCAGTGAAATTGGGTATGGGATTGGAAGTGAAGGTTGTTAATGCTCTTATTAACATGTATGGGAAGTTTGGCTGCGTTGACTCCGCTTTCAAGCTATTTTGGGCAATGCCGGAGCAGAATATAGTGTCATGGAATTCAATGGTGGCTGTTTGGACACAAAACGGAATCCCCAATGAAgctgttaattattttaatatgatgaGGGTAAATGGACTTTTTCCCGATGAAGCCACAATGGTGAGCTTGCTTCAAGCCTGTGAAAATTTACATTTGGGAAGATTGGTAGAGGCCATGCATGGTGTTATCTTCACCTGTGGtcttaatgaaaatataacaaTTGCGACTACTCTTTTGAACTTGTATTCAAAGTTAGGGAAATTGAGTGTTTCTCACAAGGTCTTTGCAGAGATAAGCAAGCCTGATAAAGTGGCATTGACTGCAATGCTTGCAGGGTATGCTATTCATGGGCGTGGGAAAGAAGCTATAGAATTCTTTGAAAGGTCTGTAAGGGAAGGTGTGGAGCCTGATCATGTTACTTTTACTCATTTGTTAAGTGCTTGTAGTCATTCAGGGCTTGTCCGGGAAGGAAAGTACTACTTCCTAATCATGTCTGAGGTTTACAAAGTTCAAACTCAATTGGATCACTATTCATGTATGGTTGATCTTCTAGGTCGCTGTGGTCTAGTCAATGATGCTCATCAGCTAATAAAGAGCATGCCTTTAGAGCCAAATTCTGGAGTTTGGGGTGCTCTTCTTGGTGCTTGTAGGGTTCATCGTAACATCGATATTGGGAAGGAAGCTGCAGAGAACTTGATTGCATTAAATCCTTCAGACCCTAGAAACTATATCATGCTTTCCAACATTTATTCTGCTGCAGGTCTGTGGAGTGATGCATCAAAAGTGAGGGCTTTAATGAAGACTAAAGTTCTTACCAGAAACCCTGGATACAGCTTTGTTGAGCATGGGAATAAAATTCACCTTTTTGTGGTAGATGATTACTCTCACCCTGATTCAGACAAAATACACAAGAAGCTGGAAGAGACTATGAGAAGAATTCAAGAAGTTGGTTTTGTGTCTGAAACTGAACCCATTCTACATGATGTTGATGTCGAGGTTAAAACAGATATGATTAACAAACATAGTGAGAAAATAGCACTTGCCTTTGGACTTTTGGTTTGTAATGCTGATAAGccattagttattataaaaaatctcAGAATATGCCGAGATTGCCATAACACAGCAAAATTTGTCTCACTGATAGAGAAGCGTACCATCATTATCCGAGATTCAAAGCGATTTCACCAGTTTTCAGATGGATTATGCTCTTGTGGCGATTATTGGTAG
- the LOC106761163 gene encoding uncharacterized protein LOC106761163 has translation MDITALKSLSIPIPFHFPSSKFSPFCQFTFFHFKPFLTSSSSRFSPHCSLNGSAKIVTKEGALPRGVGEAVSEASFSKFLQVVLVSPQIPGNTGCIARTCAASNVGLHLVGPLGFQVDDTKLKRAGLDYWPYVVVKVHDSWADFRDYFRQQEGEKRLLAFTKRGTQIHSEFSYRKGDYLLFGSETSGLPPEALLDCKTEPFGGGTIKIPMVETYVRCLNLSVSVGIALYEASRQLNYESLQVPSESHIDTTEEESFIAEDIFA, from the exons ATGGACATCACTGCCCTAAAATCCCTTAGCATTCCAATCCCATTTCACTTTCCGTCATCTAAATTTTCTCCCTTTTGTCAATTCACTTTCTTTCACTTCAAACCTTTTCTCACTTCTTCCTCAAGTCGCTTCTCCCCTCATTGCTCTCTCA ATGGGTCAGCTAAGATCGTAACCAAGGAAGGTGCTTTGCCTCGCGGCGTTGGAGAGGCTGTCAGTGAAGCATCATTTTCCAAGTTTCTTCAGGTTGTGCTCGTGTCACCTCAG ATTCCAGGAAACACAGGGTGCATTGCTAGGACATGTGCAGCATCAAATGTTGGATTACACTTAGTTGGG CCATTAGGATTTCAGGTGGATGATACTAAGCTAAAGCGAGCTGGATTGGATTACTGGCC ATATGTGGTTGTTAAGGTTCATGACTCTTGGGCAGATTTTCGTGATTATTTTAGGCAACAG GAGGGTGAAAAGCGGTTGCTAGCTTTTACAAAGAGGGGAACTCAAATTCATTCT GAGTTTTCCTACAGAAAAGGTGACTATCTTTTGTTTGGTTCTGAAACAAGTGGCCTGCCACCTGAAGCCTTGTTAGACTGCAAAACTGAACCATTTGGTGGAGGGACTATCAAAATCCCAATGGTTGAGACTTATGTCAGATGTTTGAATCTGTCTGTAAGTGTTGGCATTGCTTTGTATGAAGCTTCCAGACAACTAAACTACGAGTCACTTCAGGTACCTTCAGAAAGCCATATTGATACTACTGAGGAAGAATCATTTATTGCTGAAGACATTTTTGCTtga
- the LOC106762878 gene encoding DNA damage-repair/toleration protein DRT100, whose translation MARHWLLLLAAAILAAAVIAASGCSPSDREALLGFRQALNEPYLGLFNSWTGSNCCLNWYGVSCDAATGRVTDVNLRGESEDPIFEKAGRSGYMTGKLSPAICGIDTLTTLVVADWKDISGEIPACITSLSSLRILDLIGNRFSGEIPSEIGRLNRLTVLNLADNTLAGKIPPSITELTSLKHLDLSNNLLTGEIPKNFGNLAMLSRALLNRNQLTGSIPVSISKIYRLADLDLSVNRLTGSVPYELGKMPVLSVLNLDSNSLKGLIPESLLSNGGMGILNLSRNGFEGSIPDVFGSHSYFMALDLSYNNLKGRVPTSLASAKYIGHLDLSHNHLCGSIPVGEPFDHLEASSFGFNDCLCGNPLKTC comes from the coding sequence ATGGCACGCCACTGGCTCCTCCTATTAGCAGCGGCCATTCTCGCCGCCGCAGTAATCGCCGCCAGCGGTTGCTCACCGTCAGATAGGGAGGCGCTTCTTGGCTTCCGGCAGGCGCTTAACGAGCCCTACCTCGGTCTGTTCAACTCGTGGACGGGCTCCAACTGCTGCCTCAACTGGTACGGCGTCAGCTGCGATGCCGCCACTGGCCGCGTCACCGACGTCAACCTCCGCGGCGAGTCGGAGGACCCAATCTTCGAGAAAGCCGGCCGCTCCGGCTACATGACCGGAAAACTCTCGCCGGCAATATGCGGCATCGACACCCTCACCACCCTCGTCGTCGCCGACTGGAAGGACATCTCCGGCGAGATCCCCGCCTGCATCACCTCTCTCTCCTCCCTCCGCATCCTCGACCTCATCGGAAACAGATTCTCCGGCGAGATCCCCTCCGAAATCGGCAGACTCAACCGCCTCACCGTCCTCAACCTCGCCGACAACACCCTCGCCGGAAAAATTCCACCTTCAATCACCGAACTCACCTCACTCAAACACCTCGACCTCAGCAACAACCTTCTCACCGGCGAGATTCCCAAGAATTTCGGCAACCTTGCAATGCTGAGCCGAGCGCTGCTGAACCGGAACCAATTAACCGGTTCCATACCGGTTTCAATTTCCAAGATTTACCGGCTGGCGGACTTGGACCTGTCCGTGAACCGCTTGACCGGTTCGGTTCCGTATGAGCTCGGAAAAATGCCGGTTCTTTCCGTGCTTAATCTCGACAGTAACTCATTAAAGGGTTTAATACCCGAGAGTTTGTTAAGTAACGGGGGAATGGGTATTTTGAACCTGAGCAGAAATGGGTTTGAAGGATCCATACCCGATGTTTTCGGGTCACACTCGTATTTCATGGCTTTGGATTTGTCTTACAACAATTTAAAGGGTCGGGTACCCACGTCGTTGGCATCCGCTAAGTATATCGGGCATTTGGATCTGAGTCATAACCATCTGTGCGGATCCATTCCTGTCGGGGAACCCTTCGATCACCTGGAAGCGTCATCGTTTGGATTCAACGACTGCTTGTGCGGAAACCCGTTGAAGACTTGCTAG